TACACGATTTTGAAGAAATAAAACTAGAATATTGGGAAGGAATTGCCAAATTAACAATCAATCGTCCGCGGTATTATAATGCTTTTACACCAACGACGACTACGGAAATGGCTGTGGCAATGGAAATTTGCAAAGAAAATCAAGATGTTCTCACCATTGTTTTAACGGGTGAAGGCGATAAAGCTTTTTGTGCTGGTGGTGATCAGAATGTAAAAGGAAAAGGTGGATACATTGGAAAAGATGGTATTCCTCGTTTGAATGTTTTAGAAGTTCAGAAAAAAATTCGCTCCATGCCAAAGCCTGTAATTGCAATGGTAAATGGATTTGCGATTGGTGGAGGCCATGTTTTGCATATTGTTTGTGATTTAACTATTGCTTCTGAGAATGCTATATTTGGTCAAACAGGACCTAAAGTTGGTAGTTTCGATGCTGGTTTTGGATCTTCTTATTTGGCTGCTATTGTTGGACAAAAGAAAGCACGCGAGATCTGGTTTTTAAATAAACAGTATACGGCTCAAGAAGCTATGGATATGGGCATGGTGAATAAAGTTGTTCCTCTTGATAAATTGGAAGATGAGGTTGTGGATTGGTGTCAGACCATGCATAAACGAAGTCCTATGGCTTTGCGTATGATTAAGTTAGGGATGAATGCCGAACTGGATGGTCAAGCTGGAATTCAGGAATTTGCAGGAAATGCTACTTTACTTTATTATCTAACCGACGAAGCACAAGAAGGAAAGCATGCTTTTTTAGAAAAGCGTGAACCTGATTTTCATAAATACCCAAAATTCCCTTAATAATTAAGCTTTTGAAGGACTGGATTCAAGCATTTCGTTTAAGAACATTAGCGCTAGCATTGTCTAGTATTGCTATGGGTGCTTTTTTAGCTGCTTTTTTTGGTGGCTTTAAATGGGAGGTGAGTATTTTGGCTGGTGTAACGACTATCTTTTTGCAAATCTTATCCAATCTGGCCAACGATTATGGCGATGCCCAAAAAGGAACAGATAGCGAACATAGAATAGGTCCAGAAAGAACCGTACAAAGTGGAAAAATCTCTACATCGGCAATGCGCTCTGCAATTATTCTTTTTGCTGGTTTATCTTTAGTTAGTGGTATTGTATTGATTTACTACGGAACGCTTGGCTTAGATAGGAGAGTAGGTCTCTTGTTTTTGGTTTTGGGACTTTCTGCTATTGCTGCTGCTATTTTATATACCGTTGGGAAAAAATCATATGGCTACTCGGGTTTAGGCGATTTGTTTGTCTTTATCTTCTTTGGTTTGCTAGCTGTTTTAGGAACTTATTTCCTCAATACACAAATGCTACGATGGGATATTTTCCTTCTGGCTGCTAGTTTAGGTTTTCTGAGTACAGGCGTGCTTAATTTGAATAACTTAAGAGATATTGAAAATGATCAGAACTCGGGTAAAATTACGATTGCTGTTCGTTTAGGGATTATGGGAGCAAAGAAATATCATATTTTTCTGATTGCCTCAGCTTTGTTGGCTGCTTTGCTTTTTAATTTGATAAATCTTCGATCTTATTATTCTTTATTGTGGATTATTCCAGTTCTCCCTCTATTTGCAATTGATCTTGTAAAAATATATAGAATAAAAGATTTGAGATTACTCGATCCTTTTTTGAAAAAATTAGCCTTGAAAACTTTATTATTTGTTCTGCTTTTTGGAAGTTGTTTATTGTTTTAAGTTAAGTAGTTGAGTGGGTGATTGTTAAATAGTGAAGACAATTAGCACAGCATCAAATCAGTACATTTCAAACTGAGCTTTCACGCTGTGCGAAGTCGAAGTGTGCCGAAGTTCATCAAATCTTCTCTTTAATCTCTGCTTTCTGAACTACACTTAGGTCTCCACGTTCATCGATGCACTGGCTAATTTTCTTTTTAAAACTCCAGCAGGTCATTTGACGTATATCAATTTGTCGTGAGATTTCGTGACTGGAAATATTGGGTAGAGAGCAAACTAAATAAGTGATTTTAAAAGCTTCGTGAATAGGAATCTTGCACCTATGAAATATTGTATGAGCCGTAGCTGATTCTTGACTTTTACATTTTGTACAGCGACGAGAATAAGGTGTTGATCCAACGCAGTAGTTGGTATGTCCGCATTTCCGACAAACAAAGCCATTCTTCCATTTTTCTTCAACTAAAAACTTCAGACAATCATCATCACTCGAAAATTGTGTTTCAAATTCCTTAATATCAATATTTTCAAATAGTTTTTTCAAAATATGTTGTATTATATTATGATGACTGTCTGTCAAAAGTTAAAAAAATGATAAAATACTTTATGACAATGTGTCGTATGCAAAGATAAAATACTTTTGGCATAAATATTGACTATGAGAGTGATATTAAAGCGATTTAAAAATATTTATTACTTTTGCTCGCTTTAATGATAATTATACAAAATTTAGAATGAGGAAAACAGGAATATTTTTACTTGCATTTTTATTGAGTTTAGGTTTTTCATCCTGCGATTCAAATGCAGCTGAGAAATCGTTAAGGTCTGAAAATGAGGGTAAGATAGCTACTGCTAACGAAAATACTACTGAAGGTGCTGTAGTTTATTTAACTGAGGATAGTTTTAAGTCTTTAGTTTGGAATTACAATATTAATCCTCAGGAGTGGGTTTACGAAGGTGAACTTCCTGCAGTAATTGATTTTTACGCTGATTGGTGTGGCCCTTGTAAGCGTGTTGCCCCTATAATGGATAAGTTGGCAAAAGAATACAATGGTAGAGTGATAATTTATAAAGTAGATACCGATGCTAATCGTGAATTGAGTTCGGTTTTTGGTATACGCTCGATCCCTTCTGTAATGTTTATTCCAAAGAATGGCAAGCCTGCTATGCAGCCGGGAGCAATGCAAGAAGAGCAGTACAAACAAATTATAGAAGAGTTTGTATTGGGGAATAAAAAAAATGAGAAATAATAATATTTAAAATAGAATAAAAATAAGTTAATAATTAGAATAGAATGGAACATTTAACAAAAGAAACGTTTTTAGCAAAAGTATTTAATTACGAGCAAAACAAAGATTGGAAATTCGAAGGCGAGTTACCCTGTTTAATTGATTTTTACGCCGATTGGTGTCAGCCTTGTAAAATGGTTGCTCCAATTTTGGAAGAACTAGCAGGAACATATGAAGGCAAAATCAATATTTATAAGATTGATACCGAGGATCAGCAGGAGTTAGCCGGTGCTTT
This Bacteroidales bacterium DNA region includes the following protein-coding sequences:
- a CDS encoding transposase — its product is MKKLFENIDIKEFETQFSSDDDCLKFLVEEKWKNGFVCRKCGHTNYCVGSTPYSRRCTKCKSQESATAHTIFHRCKIPIHEAFKITYLVCSLPNISSHEISRQIDIRQMTCWSFKKKISQCIDERGDLSVVQKAEIKEKI
- the menB gene encoding 1,4-dihydroxy-2-naphthoyl-CoA synthase; the protein is MSEKRNWVSLHDFEEIKLEYWEGIAKLTINRPRYYNAFTPTTTTEMAVAMEICKENQDVLTIVLTGEGDKAFCAGGDQNVKGKGGYIGKDGIPRLNVLEVQKKIRSMPKPVIAMVNGFAIGGGHVLHIVCDLTIASENAIFGQTGPKVGSFDAGFGSSYLAAIVGQKKAREIWFLNKQYTAQEAMDMGMVNKVVPLDKLEDEVVDWCQTMHKRSPMALRMIKLGMNAELDGQAGIQEFAGNATLLYYLTDEAQEGKHAFLEKREPDFHKYPKFP
- the trxA gene encoding thioredoxin; its protein translation is MEHLTKETFLAKVFNYEQNKDWKFEGELPCLIDFYADWCQPCKMVAPILEELAGTYEGKINIYKIDTEDQQELAGAFGIKSIPSLLFCPKDGQPQMAQGALPKETLISAINDVLLK
- the menA gene encoding 1,4-dihydroxy-2-naphthoate octaprenyltransferase, which encodes MKLLKDWIQAFRLRTLALALSSIAMGAFLAAFFGGFKWEVSILAGVTTIFLQILSNLANDYGDAQKGTDSEHRIGPERTVQSGKISTSAMRSAIILFAGLSLVSGIVLIYYGTLGLDRRVGLLFLVLGLSAIAAAILYTVGKKSYGYSGLGDLFVFIFFGLLAVLGTYFLNTQMLRWDIFLLAASLGFLSTGVLNLNNLRDIENDQNSGKITIAVRLGIMGAKKYHIFLIASALLAALLFNLINLRSYYSLLWIIPVLPLFAIDLVKIYRIKDLRLLDPFLKKLALKTLLFVLLFGSCLLF
- the trxA gene encoding thioredoxin; this encodes MRKTGIFLLAFLLSLGFSSCDSNAAEKSLRSENEGKIATANENTTEGAVVYLTEDSFKSLVWNYNINPQEWVYEGELPAVIDFYADWCGPCKRVAPIMDKLAKEYNGRVIIYKVDTDANRELSSVFGIRSIPSVMFIPKNGKPAMQPGAMQEEQYKQIIEEFVLGNKKNEK